From the genome of Penaeus monodon isolate SGIC_2016 chromosome 16, NSTDA_Pmon_1, whole genome shotgun sequence, one region includes:
- the LOC119583012 gene encoding uncharacterized protein LOC119583012, with amino-acid sequence MVNSRKKRPWKKEKGPKCFQKMMIVWSEERVMKRKKKLIRKVLNEIRENPDKIPPNPRYNDRRKVKAATMKVNKVIALIRTESITETNIVLRAAGNVVAEMVGHKIMNPKESRTPHWRIRILEKQKALCKDLGQLNRMKRNELQNEGTISKLERKYRIVEKGIDMVHEEVQQRLVAILAKLERYDNRTEQYRQNRLFESNQKKLFEELDRVEKQTVVPDAEESTRFWSDIWDKPVKHKDNPEWLRNVEEEARAHQLDRCLQENNVPSWMVTGKTLLCVKELEKGIANFRPIACLPLLWKLLTGILAEELHEHLEQSNILPWEQKGCRKGSRGTKDQLLIDKMIVKNCKIRLTSLDVAWIDYRKAYDMVPHSWIEKCMNMFGVAVNVRSFISESMKHWNTELNAGQNRLGNVKIKRGIFQGDSLSHSCL; translated from the exons ATGGTGAACAGCAGGAAGAAGAGGccctggaagaaagagaagggaccaAAGTGTTTccagaagatgatgatagtgtggTCAGAAGAGCgtgtgatgaagaggaaaaaaaagttgataagaaAAGTATTGAATGAGATCAGAGAAAACCCAGACAAGATCCCACCAAATCCCAGATACAATGACAGAAGAAAGGTAAAAGCAGCTACAATGAAGGTTAACAAGGTTATAGCTCTTATCAGAACTGAATCAATAACGGAAACAAACATAGTCTTACGGGCAGCAGGTAATGTTGTTGCTGAGATGGTGGGGCACAAAATCATGAATCCAAAGGAAAGCAGGACACCACATTGGAGGAtaagaattttggaaaaacagAAGGCACTATGCAAGGATTTaggacagttaaatagaatgaaaagaaatgagttgCAAAATGAGGGTACCATATCAAAGCTTGAAAGGAAATATCGCATAGTAGAAAAAGGTATTGATATGGTCCATGAAGAAGTACAACAGAGGTTAGTTGCTATTTTGGCAAAGCTTGAAAGATATGACAATAGGACAGAGCAGTACAGACAGAATCGCTTGTTTGAATCAAATCAAAAGAAATTGTTTGAGGAATTAGACAGAGTAGAAAAACAAACGGTGGTGCCTGATGCAGAGGAAAGTACTCGCTTTTGGAGTGACATATGGGACAAACCAGTAAAACATAAAGACAATCCGGAATGGCTGAGAAATGTGGAGGAAGAGGCTAGGG CACATCAACTTGACAGGTGTCTCCAAGAAAATAACGTGCCGTCATGGATGGTCACTGGGAAAACATTACTGTGTGTGAAAGAACTGGAGAAAGGAATAGCAAATTTCAGGCCCATCGCATGTTTACCTCTGTTGtggaaattgctgacagggatcttAGCGGAAGAACTGCATGAACATCTTGAGCAATCAAACATATTACCTTGGGAACAAAAGGGATGTAGAAAAGGAAGCCGAGGGACAAAAGACCAACTACtcattgataaaatgatagtgaaaaattgTAAGATACGCTTAACATCACTGGATGTTGCATGGATTGACTATCGCAAAGCATATGACATGGTGCCCCACAGTTGGATAGAgaagtgtatgaatatgtttggAGTAGCAGTGAATGTCAGGTCCTTCATAAGCGAATCAATGAAACATTGGAACACAGAGCTGAATGCGGGCCAAAATAGACttggaaatgtgaaaataaagcgaGGAATTTTTCAGGGGGATAGCCTATCCCACTCCTgtttgtaa